Genomic segment of Desulfovibrio litoralis DSM 11393:
AAGACAACACCTCTCTTCCCTTTCTTTATTTGTGTTTAAATCAGCTGAGGATAAATATTTCGCCCTAAAAACTTTAAATAAAATTTGTAAAATAGCTGCCTGTTTTTGTTTATCTGTTTCAATCGGTCCACTCAACCTGATAATACCGATGGCACTTTGTCCGAGCGTTGTTGCCGGTGCCACAATAATTGAAGTTTTATCGTACATTTTTTAATCTTTTGAAAGCTCATTTAAGTTTAAAGGATAAGGCAAACCGTATTTTTCCCTTAATCGTTTATAAACAGAATCAGGCACAAGCCCTTTTATGTCTCCACCTAAACTGGCAGCCCCCTTGACTATTGTCGAGCTAATATAAAGCCATTGGTAGTCTGTCATTAAAAACAAGGTTTGAATATGTTTTTTCATTTTTCTATTCATCAAGGCAAGTTGGAATTCATATTCAAAATCAGAGACCGCCCTTAAACCCCTGATAATGACGTTTGCCCCCTTACTGTCCACATAATCGACCAAAAGTCCTGAAAATGATTCTACGCTTACTTTAGGGGTATGAACAAAGACTTCTTTCGCCATACTCACACGTTCTTCAACGCTAAACAGCGGATTTTTTGGCGTATCATAAGCAACAGCAACAATTACACGATCAAAAATCTGGCAAGCACGTTTAATCAAGCTGACGTGCCCCATTGTCATAGGATCAAAAGTTCCCGGATATACGGCAATTTTTGGTTGAATCACTTGCTCAACTTCTTCGTCAAAGTCTGTATTTAAGGTGTATGCGTCTGTTTTGTCCATATTACCACTCTGGTTTGTCCATAGTTACGGTCGACTTCCAAGGTAAGCTCGGAAGGAACTTTATCCATATTGAAACCCTTACCCGGGGCAGGTCTTGATTCAAGCTCTATCGTTAAAAAACCTTGTTCACTTAACCAGTTTTGTTTTAAAATCGCTTTTATGCAAGGTAGTACATAATCACTGCCATAAGGTGGATCGATAAAAATCAAATCATGCGAAGCCAAAGCCTTACGCCCTAAAAAACGCCCCACATCTTGGTTTGCAACCTGTAATCGCTGTTGCTCAAGCCCTAAAAGCCGAGCATTTTCTTGAATTAAAGCCGCAGCCTTAGGGTTTGATTCCACACAAAGAGCATCTCTTGCTCCACGGCTTAAAGATTCAAAAGCTAAACTGCCACTGCCTGCAAAAAGGTCTAAAGCCCTCGTTGACGCCCAATCTATCCCTCTTGCCTCAAGCATGGAAAACAAAGCTTCTCGAACTTTTGACATAGCGGGACGATAGCCATCTATTTTAAGGGCTTCGACTGTTTTCAACTTTCTGCCGCGAAATTCGCCGGCTAATATTCTCATTTTCTTAATCCGTTAATATGCTAATTTTTTGAGAAACTCTTTATAATTGTCTTAAATAATTAGATAATTCGTTTTTTATTTCCATTAATCTGTCATAAAGATCGAGCTGTTCCACAACAGAACGTTCGCTTATTTTTGGCATACGCTCTCTAATTTTTTCAAGTCGTAAGCTTGCATCTGCCAATAATAAATCCCAATCAGGCGTTTGTAAAGCTTGGTCGTGCGGACAACATTTTAGGGCAATCGGCACATCAGATTCAATCACCAATTCTTCCATATAACCGGGAATTGTAACCGGTAGGTTTAGCTTTTCTTTAATTAATTGAGATAAGATTGCTTGTGCTTTATCTTCTCCATGAATAAGAATAACTTTCATGTCTTTATTATCAAAGCTGTCTATCCACGACATAATCTGGCTTTGTCCGGCGTGAGCGGAAAAACCACCTATCGTAAAAATCTTTGCTTTAACGGCAATATCGCTATTAAAAAGCCTAATGCTTTCCGCTCCGTCAACAATTTTACGCCCGGGAGTTCCCATTCCCTGATAACCCACAAATACAACCGATGATTCTGGTCGCCAAATATTGTGTTTTAAATGATGTTTAATACGCCCCGCATTACACATTCCGCTTGCCGAAATAACAATAGCCGGATTATTGTTTTCGTTGATCATTTGTGATTCTTTAACGGTTTGGGTAAAACGCAAGTTTGGTAAATCTAAAGGGTTTTCGCCTGATGCCAAGAGTTTTTGAGTATCGGTGTCCAAATAAGATTTATATTTATTAAAAATTGCCGTTGCCCTAATTGCCAGGGGGCTATCAACAAAAACAGGTATATCTTCCGGCAACTTTCCTTGTTTTTTTAAAAGGTACAAAGAATATATCATTTCCTGAGTACGTTCTACGGCAAAAGCAGGAATAATTACTTTTCCGCCTTGGTGATAGCTATATTGAATTGCTTCCGCCAATTCATCTAAACTTTTATTTTCATTTTTATGATTACGATCGCCATAAGTCGATTCTACAAACAGATAATCAAAGTTCCCCTGCGGAATTTCGGGGTCATGCACAAGCAAGCTGTCTTTTCTTCCCAAATCACCCGAAAAAACCAAGCGAGAGCTTTTTCCGTTTTCGGTAATTTCAAGTTCTAAAAAAGCCGCACCCAAAATATGCCCGGCATCTCGATAACACACAGAAATATTTAGATTATCTTTAGGGTTAAACTTTTGTCCAAATTGAACTGAGGAAAACAACTTAACGGTTTTTTTTACATCATCTTCGTTATATAATGGTTTTAAGCCATTTAATTTAGAACCGCTGATTGCTTTTTTTTGGTTTTTCCACTTTGTTTCCATCTCTTGAATATGTGCACTATCAAGGAGCATTATTTCCATTAAGTCTGCTGTGGGAGGCGTACAATAGATTTTTCCTTTAAACCCTTCTGCCACCATTCTTGGCAAAAGACCAGAGTGGTCAATATGAGCATGGGTCATTAAAAAAAAGTCAATCTCAGAAGCACGATATTCTTTTGTTTCAAAGTTACGTTTTTCAAGTTGACTCGCCCCTTGGTGCATTCCACAATCAATCGCAAAACGCATTCCGGCAGCTTCAAACATATAACAAGAACCAGTAACGGTTTGGGCAGCTCCAAAAAATTTTATCTTCATAAAAAACCTTTTTAATATTTTTGTTAAAGAATAAAACACACCTGAAAACACAAAAAAATAATTTAACTAACTTGATACCTTTCTAAAAACTTAAATGTTTCAAAAGCCTCAGCTTTAATACATTGTTTAAATTCAAAATCATTGTCTAAAATACTTCTTAACAATAAGTTATCAATAACTAACTTGTTTTCCAATAAAGAGCCTGAACCCTCCGAAGAACGTAATTCATTCAACAGGGCTTGTTTTCCACTAAAACAAGCATAAGCCTCTATTATCTCTTTCGCAACCTCTTTAATGCTTATTGCTTTTCCTGAAGCCAGATTAACAGACTGTCCAAAAAGGTCATAACGTTTCGGCAAGATTAAAGATAACCTTTCAATAACTTTACAAATATCCCCGAGCCAAACAAAATCTCTTTTGGTATTCGGATCGGATTTTAGCGTAAGAGTCGCATTATTAAAGACTTCTTTACATAAATCATGCAACAGTAAATACCATTTGTTAAATGAGATATTTTGTGGAGCCCCATAACCGTTACTAAGACGCAAAATAATATTTGGCATATCATAACGCCTTGTAAACATACGACAATATTCTTCACCGACCAAATGACTCAAAGCATAATCGTTTTTAGGGTTTAAGCTATCGCTTTCTCTGACTAAGCCCGAAGAAACCCCATAAACATGAAAAGTTGAAAGATAAATAAAAGAGCCAAGTCTATGCCCGCTATTTTTAAGACCTTTTAAACGTAAAGCTTCTAAAATATTTCTTGTGCCTAAGCCATTTATCTCTAAAGCAAGTTTTGGATAATTTGGCATAAAATGTTCATTAAAGCTCGCCGCATGCACACAGCAGTCTATATTATCCGATAATTTATCGGCAATTTCCTCAGGGCTTTTGGTAATATCAACAGTTACAAGCTCTTTGTAAAACTTCGATAATGCGTTTTCGCCTTGGCGTTGTTTACTCGTTAACGCTATAACCTCGTGTCCTTGTTCGCTAAAATATCGACACAACCAAGAGCCGATAAAACCAAAAGCACCAGTAATGAGAACTTTCATATAAACCTCACAACTTAAAACAGTTAATGATGTGTAATTATTAATTATTTGTCATAATTATAAAAAGCCGCATACGCTTTGGCTGTTGCATATAAATCAACCGTGCTGGCAAGCTCAAAGGGGCTGTGCATGGAGAGTAACGGAGGACCAAAGTCGATAATATTCATGCCAAGTTGAGCTAAATACATCGCAACGGTTCCGCCACCACCGGAATCAACCTTGCCAAGTTCCGCCATTTGCCAAGGAATATTATTTTCGTTCATAATTTTGCGCATTAATGCAACATATTCGGCATGGGCGTCATTCGCTTCATATTTGCCTCTATGTCCCGTAAACTTACAAAAACAAGGACCAAAACCCAAAGAAGCGGCATTCATTTTTTCGTGCAATTCCTGCCAATCAGGGTCAATGGCAGGATGAACATCAGCAGAAATAGCCTTGGTTTTTAACAAGACCTTTGACAATTTGAGTTTTTGATCTGTATTTTGAATGAGTTCTTCCATACAATATTCAAAAAAAGCTGATTTTGCTCCGGTTGACCCCTCAGACCCGATTTCCTCTTTATCCCAAAGCATCAAAACTTGGGTATAAGTCGGTTTTTCTTGAGACGATAAAAAAGCCTCAAGCGAAGCAAAAACACAAATACGGTCATCATGCCCATATCCGCCGATAAGAGAAGCATCTAAACCCACAAAGCGAGCAGAACCCGCCGGAACAACTTCAAGCTCTGAAGAATAAAAATCTTCTTCGGTAATTCCGTATTTTTCGTTGAATATCTTTAAAATTTGGGCTTTAATACGATCTTTTATTTGTTCATCTTCTTTTTTATCGGCTTCGGCTGCGTTTTCATCAAGCTTTTCTAAAGGGCGATGTGCCAAAACGAGGTTCAACTTTTCAGCTTCAAAGGCATCAGCCACGCTTTGGGTGTTTTGTTTTGACGCTAAATGGGGCAAAAGATCAACAATAGTAAAAACCGGTTCGTCTTCGGATTCACCAAGAACAACATCAATCACGGTTCCATCAGTTTTAACGACAACCCCATGAATAGCCAAAGGGCGAGCCAACCATTGATACTTTCTGATTCCGCCGTAATAATGGGTTTTTGCTTGCCCTACTTGAGCTTGTTCCAATAAAGGACATTGTTTAAAATCTAAACGAGGGGAGTCAATATGAGACCCAATAAGGTGAACTCCGTGTTCCAATCCAAGCTTACCTTTTTTTACAGCAAACAAGGTTTTGTTATGATGAGTCAGGTAAAAATTATCCGCCGAAGAAAGTTCGCTGAAATTTGCATCATTGAGTCTTTCTTTGACATAATTTACAACTTCACGTTCTGTTTTACATTTTGATAAAAAGGTGAGATATTTTTTAGAAAGTTCTTGAATACTTTTTTGCTCAGCCTCGGTCTTATATATCTCCCAAGCAGACTTAGGATTATTAGCTAATGATTTCATCGTAGTTACTCCACTTTTTGATAGCAATAAACTTTCTATTATCCTACTCTTCACAATAATTCAACTTTTGTTATTTTATCAAAAAACTAATTTCGCATCTTATCAACATCTACTCTTATAAAAAAATATGACGAAACACACCATAAAAAAACCAAAAGAAGATTTACAACAAAATATTGATAATATCGTTCCGCCTAAGATCGCAGTCGAGTTAGAAAATGTATTTTTTTCTTATCAAAAAAAAGATACAAGCCAAGGAACTATTTTCAACTCTTTTGAAAATCAAAACAATTATGTTTTAAACAATATTAATTACAGCTTAGAACAAGGGAGTTTATTGGCGGTTTTAGGACCAAACGGCGGAGGCAAAACAACGCTTTTACGTCTTTTATTGGGCTTTTTGGAACCTGATTCCGGAAAAATAAAAATATTTGGAAAAGATCCGAGTGCGTCAGACTCTCTTATTGGTTACGTTCCCCAATCTTCAACTCTTCGCCTTGATTTCCCCGTCAATGTTGAAAATATGGTGCTTATGGGTGCGGCGAAAAGAGAAGAGTTTTTTTCTCTTAAACATTTTGGACAATATTGGAGCGTAAACAAAAAAAACA
This window contains:
- the coaD gene encoding pantetheine-phosphate adenylyltransferase, whose amino-acid sequence is MDKTDAYTLNTDFDEEVEQVIQPKIAVYPGTFDPMTMGHVSLIKRACQIFDRVIVAVAYDTPKNPLFSVEERVSMAKEVFVHTPKVSVESFSGLLVDYVDSKGANVIIRGLRAVSDFEYEFQLALMNRKMKKHIQTLFLMTDYQWLYISSTIVKGAASLGGDIKGLVPDSVYKRLREKYGLPYPLNLNELSKD
- a CDS encoding metal ABC transporter ATP-binding protein; translated protein: MTKHTIKKPKEDLQQNIDNIVPPKIAVELENVFFSYQKKDTSQGTIFNSFENQNNYVLNNINYSLEQGSLLAVLGPNGGGKTTLLRLLLGFLEPDSGKIKIFGKDPSASDSLIGYVPQSSTLRLDFPVNVENMVLMGAAKREEFFSLKHFGQYWSVNKKNKEKAGYFLNQLGLGSHLKRKISELSGGELQRALIARALMGWNDDKPFLLLLDEPTASIDPAGKFCFYEFLHTLKNKITSIVVSHDLTTASNIFDHLVIINKTLIEAKAVTQSPEQPQSYIPVAFSTNINLETIFGKHEHDCPCPVASFIKATKEEK
- the rsmD gene encoding 16S rRNA (guanine(966)-N(2))-methyltransferase RsmD gives rise to the protein MRILAGEFRGRKLKTVEALKIDGYRPAMSKVREALFSMLEARGIDWASTRALDLFAGSGSLAFESLSRGARDALCVESNPKAAALIQENARLLGLEQQRLQVANQDVGRFLGRKALASHDLIFIDPPYGSDYVLPCIKAILKQNWLSEQGFLTIELESRPAPGKGFNMDKVPSELTLEVDRNYGQTRVVIWTKQTHTP
- a CDS encoding aminopeptidase is translated as MKSLANNPKSAWEIYKTEAEQKSIQELSKKYLTFLSKCKTEREVVNYVKERLNDANFSELSSADNFYLTHHNKTLFAVKKGKLGLEHGVHLIGSHIDSPRLDFKQCPLLEQAQVGQAKTHYYGGIRKYQWLARPLAIHGVVVKTDGTVIDVVLGESEDEPVFTIVDLLPHLASKQNTQSVADAFEAEKLNLVLAHRPLEKLDENAAEADKKEDEQIKDRIKAQILKIFNEKYGITEEDFYSSELEVVPAGSARFVGLDASLIGGYGHDDRICVFASLEAFLSSQEKPTYTQVLMLWDKEEIGSEGSTGAKSAFFEYCMEELIQNTDQKLKLSKVLLKTKAISADVHPAIDPDWQELHEKMNAASLGFGPCFCKFTGHRGKYEANDAHAEYVALMRKIMNENNIPWQMAELGKVDSGGGGTVAMYLAQLGMNIIDFGPPLLSMHSPFELASTVDLYATAKAYAAFYNYDK
- a CDS encoding MBL fold metallo-hydrolase RNA specificity domain-containing protein, with protein sequence MKIKFFGAAQTVTGSCYMFEAAGMRFAIDCGMHQGASQLEKRNFETKEYRASEIDFFLMTHAHIDHSGLLPRMVAEGFKGKIYCTPPTADLMEIMLLDSAHIQEMETKWKNQKKAISGSKLNGLKPLYNEDDVKKTVKLFSSVQFGQKFNPKDNLNISVCYRDAGHILGAAFLELEITENGKSSRLVFSGDLGRKDSLLVHDPEIPQGNFDYLFVESTYGDRNHKNENKSLDELAEAIQYSYHQGGKVIIPAFAVERTQEMIYSLYLLKKQGKLPEDIPVFVDSPLAIRATAIFNKYKSYLDTDTQKLLASGENPLDLPNLRFTQTVKESQMINENNNPAIVISASGMCNAGRIKHHLKHNIWRPESSVVFVGYQGMGTPGRKIVDGAESIRLFNSDIAVKAKIFTIGGFSAHAGQSQIMSWIDSFDNKDMKVILIHGEDKAQAILSQLIKEKLNLPVTIPGYMEELVIESDVPIALKCCPHDQALQTPDWDLLLADASLRLEKIRERMPKISERSVVEQLDLYDRLMEIKNELSNYLRQL
- a CDS encoding NAD-dependent epimerase/dehydratase family protein, which produces MKVLITGAFGFIGSWLCRYFSEQGHEVIALTSKQRQGENALSKFYKELVTVDITKSPEEIADKLSDNIDCCVHAASFNEHFMPNYPKLALEINGLGTRNILEALRLKGLKNSGHRLGSFIYLSTFHVYGVSSGLVRESDSLNPKNDYALSHLVGEEYCRMFTRRYDMPNIILRLSNGYGAPQNISFNKWYLLLHDLCKEVFNNATLTLKSDPNTKRDFVWLGDICKVIERLSLILPKRYDLFGQSVNLASGKAISIKEVAKEIIEAYACFSGKQALLNELRSSEGSGSLLENKLVIDNLLLRSILDNDFEFKQCIKAEAFETFKFLERYQVS